The DNA window CTTCACAGGGCTCTGTAAACTGGGACTGTGGAGGGGAGGAGTATAGCAAGGCGATGCTTCCGCCGAGCCGTACTGGGTCAGGGAAGCGAGGGCGGATTGCTCGGGAAGAACCTGCGGCAGGAAAACCGAATGGAGGCCAGCCAGGCTGTGCTGCGCCAAAGACGCGGCGGCCCCGGATGTTCTACCGGAAGACTGTGTGCTGGTGATAATGGGGAAATGGGGCAAGTTCAGAGCGCCGGTGATTCTGCCTGTGCTGCCATGACATGACCCCATCTGCTGCGTGATGGCGTGAGAGCTCTGCTGGAGCTGGCTTAGAATCGGGCTGACAGAACTGGAGATCAGAGGACTTATAGCGCAAGAGGAGGGGGCTGGGAACCTCCCGGCGAGTCTCGCCGTGTCTCCCTGCTGGAGCAAACCGACCGAGTGAGGCGGGGTGCTCATGGCTCCGTGGAAAGGTTGCGGATGGAGCTGAGCGGCGCAAGTGTAGGAGACGCCGGCCTGGTTGACGCGGAATACCGAGGCCAAGTCCGAGTGGGGGTGATGGTGGGCGGTCAGAGTGGGAGGGACCAGGGGCTGCAGACTGCTGGTGAAGACGGGCTGGGACGTCACAGTGGGCGAGGGCCCCGTGGAGAGATGTGATGCTCTGACAGAGGCCAGAATGGGAGTTTCAACCTCGGCGCGGAATTTAGTGGAAATCACGGGAGAACTGGGCACTGACCCGCAGATGCTAGATGACAGCACTCCAGGATAGGTTCTTCTTGGCTGGCTGATGGGGTCTTTTAGGGGGCCAGGGATGAGAGGATGATGAAAGAGGATGGGGGGCAGTTGGGCGTGGTGAGCCAAAGCCAGCGCCAACGGCGTCGTGGCGGCAGCGGCTTGGAGCGGAGCCTGAACAAGAGGGGCCCAGATGACTGGGGTGGGTGACGAGGGCGAAGGGGGAATGTTTAAGATCTGCGCGTTGCTGCTCTGGATTAGCCGCGTGCACTGCGCCATATCGCGGTCATGCTGCACTATCCTTTGGATAATCTCGTTCTCTTGAAGGTTTAACGTGCCGGAACTTTGGTGATGTTGGACTTTATGCTGAAGAACGGAGTTCCTCTTCCCTGTAGTCAAGAAGAGGTAGAAAAATGTGCGAATGCTTTACCACAAAGTAACATCAATGTATATGCTAGTGACAGTAGCCTCAAAATTAGCCACATGATATAAATGAGGTGGAATTTTTATTCCCAAAAGGTCTTACCAATACGGTCAAGCCGGTCGAGGGCCACTGTCTCAAATGCTCTCCTCATCATGGGATACTCCTCCAGAACCTCGTTGAAGTTGTCCACCGAAAGAGAATAGAGGCGGCAGTAATTTTCTGCTCGCACACTAGCGGTCCTTCTGCCTCGGGTTAAGAGGCAGATCTCTGCAGGAAGGGCGGGAagaattattcattatttacagAGGTCAAAATGCAAAGCAAGTATCATATTTTCCAAACTATAAATAAAAGTTTGGCTGGTCTGATAACTGATACTGAGACATCTAAATTCTTCGACCCCTAATCGTGTTGACTTTCGTTTGGCAAATACTTTGGTGCATTAATTATGTCCACCAGGGTCCttaacataaaacataaatgtaaaatgacGTACTCATAAATTCTTCCTCCCTGTAGTCTTGGATTTTGGCCAAGAGCAATTAGCttaatttcaaattgaaacCGGGTCGTCTGTAGGCTAAAGCATGCAAAACGTATTTGCCAACACGAGAGTGTGTGGGTTGGAGCTATAGAGTGCACTCCCTTGCCATTAAATTCCAAACGCAGCCTACACACTTAAGTCTAAACCAATAGGCAGCTTGCGCTtaaacaattttctttccttgtATTGCCTGATTTCGAGTGGGAGTCAACTCTTCTCTTTTTGGTCTCTGttcgtgtcaaaaaaaaaagtaaaaattccccccccaaaataggACTGTACATAAATACACTCTAGaccgatatatatatatatttttttattttttttttctacattggTTGACTGGTGTGACATAGATAACCCAGAGCAATTTATAGCGctgaaaatatgaaatttcaattcaattcaaaatgtaaataaaattttaGGAACAATTATTCTAAAAAggatggataaataaataaataaataaataaatacatttttaaaaatgtataaatattgaactttttttttcctcattcctgaaactaaaataaaacagagtGGTTTCAGTCAGGGTTAGAGCGTTGTATGAACTCCACAGATGGAGCACTTAATGCAATTTCTGCAGCTTACAGTTTGTCCTGACCTAATCTGTCGTGCCAGatcagaaaaaataaattaagcgccatttggaaaagaaaaaaaaaaaaagacatattttTGAGGGCAGACATATTGAGGATATTGTGGATACACAATCACACAGTGTCTCTCATGCTCTCACTTTGGTGTCctgtttattgatttaattctATTTTAGTCATGTGAACACATGGGACTGCTGACAAATTTATCGTCTATGTGTTTGTCCTAACACATTTTCCCTTCACTTTGCAATTTCATCTCCGGCGACATGTACTCACCCCAAAAAGCTAAGCTAAGCACGGACTTATTCGGtttgtcaaatgtcaaataggcttcaggaaaaaaaaaattctaataaaATAGCCTAAATTATCATTGATAAAACACAATTCAGCTATAGCCTAAATAATTTGTTAAAAATGGGGAAACCCCACAGAtggaagcaaacaaacaatctCCACCGCTCTTTGTCCCGAGCCCCTTTTAAGGAGATGATGTGGACAATTTTTCCGAGCCGCAATAGCGTGGAAGTTAATCTGCTGAGTGCCtgagcaaaataaatcaaaacaaggcAGACTATTACCACTTCTTCACATCAGTGAGCCGCCGCCAGCCACGGCTTATATTAGTATGCATTAAACGGGCCATTGTGTTACCTCCGAAATAAGAGCCGTCCGATAGCTTGGTGTCTTGGCTGTTTTTGGTCAGGACGCTGACGACCCCGTGTTGGATGAAGTACATTTTCTTGCCGATGGTTCCCTCTCTGATGATGTAATCGCCCGGCTGGAAGACCTCGAAGCGTAGTTTGGTCAACATGGAGGTGACGAAGTTGGGATCGGCGTTGGCAAACAGAGGCATGGAGGCTACCAGTTTACGGCAGTTGAAGTTGATGATCTCCTGCGAGGGTGGTGACGAGTAATGCAGGACAAATTATTTGCTGTTACTTAAGAATATGGAATGGCACACTTTGTAACATCTGTGAGACATTTGCACAGTTGATGAGTTGCAATTATTATGAAAGCCGCGTGGTCAGAATCGCTCGATTAACGAGTCTCCGGCATTTACTAATCAGATTACATGACTATAAACATTATGCTGAAAAGATAGAGCTTGATTATGCGTCGGCCATTTAGACCTATTACGatcatcgttttttttttatttattccggGGCCACAAAGAGAAATAATTCaatcatatatattttttttttgtacacttccacaaaaattaaatgacgTTTAAAAGATCAAGCCAGTCAGTGGCGGTTAAAGTGAACGAGGCtttacatttgatttgattacaTTTCCAATGTAATCAACATATTTATGACCCAATAGCATTTATACTGGAGGTAAAAATCCCCAAAGCAGATTACTTCTGACCTCTCTCAGTGGTTCATTCAGCTCCTCCAAAATGCTCTCCTCATCAAACATCTTCCCTTGGTAGCGGTGCTCGTAGTAATCGTGGATTCTCTGCCGCATATCTGCGGGAAGTTTGTGGAAGGACATGTACTGCTCCACCTGTTTGTACTGCGAACGCAATCCAAAAACGATGAGACAAAAGTCAGCAATTTCTTCAGAAGGCAAAGTATTTCATAATGAAGGCAAAATCCAATGTCATGTCAAATGTAATAGATTAATTCATCCGTTTGATGCGTTGGCTCAGGGTTTGACTGTCATGTGCCTCAACTGTCAGGCCATCTGTGAAACCTCTCCACTGCGTAGGTTTGGTCCTCTGCCCCATCTGCAGTTGTGCTCTGCAGGCTGCGGCTAATGTTATTAACAACTGTGTCCTTCAGCAATGTACCCTCGCCGCAAAATGGACGGTGGATGCAACctaggttttgtttttgtcctgcTTTAGATATGCCAGCACTCAGGCTGTCTTTGTTGCAAGAACTGAAATTCCTGTCGCCTTTTATGACACTGTCTGTCACATCTAACCTCaatatttgctgtttttgacAAATACCGGCCTTACCTTTTCTTGGTACTGCCTCCTGGAGGAGTCCAGCGACTGAATGAGGGCAGTGGCATGCCCTACAAACATGGCAAAACAGGTTGCGCCCACAATCATGCTGAGGATGGTAAGCCACACGTCGGCCATTCCGATTGGCGGATACAGCCCGTAACCGATGCACAGCATGTGGCTCATGGCTTTGAAGAGGGCGTAAGAATATTGCTGACCCCATGTGTCATTCTGGAGGGGGAAAATGAGCAGAAAGAACATTTACTGATATCCTGATTCATTGCATGCGGTGGTGGACGGGAAAGGCAGAGATGTCAACAGAAGCCTTGACCTACATTCACAAATTTATTCTCAGGTGGCAAATGACGACCTATCaggatcatttttgttttctgtggtTTGTGTGTGAATAAAAACATACCACCATCTTATTTCGAGTGACCCAACAATCAGGAGGGAAGTCCTGCAGCATGGGAACCAGAAACTGCAGACAGCCATCCCAGTgacacagcagcagcatcataCCAATCAGGTTCATGATACGCACCATGGCGCTGGCCAGGTCATAGGTCATATGGAAAACCTGACAGACACAGATTATCAACATTAATGGATGTGAAAAAAATTTGATGACTATGTACCGTAAATAAATCTATGAAATTTGAATTCTCACTCATGCAATGAGAGGATTTGCAAAATGGAGTCTGTTCTGTTCTCTGTGTGCTGATGGCCACAGTTGTCCTATAGTGCTCTTAATCTTTTATAGAGAACAAAAGGCTATTCCAATATTACATAATAACCTGCCGCCACTGTTACTATACCACGAAGAATCTAGCCTGACATCATTGTACATAAATTAGTGTTGGTGAGTATCAATGTTAAATAACTCATTGTGGACAAATGTGTGTcgaatttttttgttctaatTTACTAACAATTATATAATAACACTGCAGTGTGTGCTATATGAAAAAATCATACATCTTAAATGAAGGAAATGCGCTTTATGAGACTTATCATTGCACTGGTAGATGTGCAAAGTGAAGTGAGGAtttttacagatttttttttttttatttggagtcTCAGAAAACAATCTCACCCTACCAGCTCAATGTTGCAAAGtgaaaagactttttttctctggaCCCGGTCAATCACGACCATCAATTTTCCTTCCCTTATGGCGCCGCTGTGAGTAACTAACTAATTGCTAGCTGAGGCTAAATACAGTTTATCACTCATTAGAGTCTGTGTTAAATATACCTCCTCCCACTGGTGGATGTAGCGGATGAGTCTGGAGAGGCGCAGCAGGCGCAGCAGACTGAGAATTTTGGTGAAGCGTACAATCCGCAGGGCTCGCGCAGTCTTGTAAAATTCAGAGTCAATGCGAGTCTCTACGATGAGAAAGATGTAGTCCACGGGTATAGAAGAGATGAAATCCACCACAAACCAGCTCTTCAGGTATTTGATCTTGATCTTTTGCGGGTCAAGAACGATCTCTGTGTTGTCCTCTTTGACGATACCCGTGCGAAAGTTGAGGACCAGGTCCATAAGGAAGAAGGTATCCGAGACCACGTTGAAGACGATCCAGGGCGGCGTGTGCTCGTCCTTGAAGAAGGTGATGCCCACAGGGATGATGATGAGGTTTCCCACCATCAGAAGCAGCATGGTCAGATCCCAGTAGAATCTATAACatacagaaaaaagaaaaaaaacatttgtacacaATGGATTAGTTGgagcttggaaaaaaaaaaaataagtcaaactttttttcagtgataagtattttttaaaatttaaataccattcattataaatgcaaaattaTAAATGAGATAATACTTTTGTAGCGGAGCCAAGGTCTTAATTTTTTTACGACATGAGgcacaaaaaatacaatgaatgGAACATTGTCATATCATTCAATGTTTTCCaacctttattaaaaaaaaagaagtctcaCAAAAATGGCCTGAAAAGTTTTCATCCTAACATAatgaaaatcacaaatttacTTTACTTTACTTTACAGTAACTGAAAACACATCTGACATAAGAGATGTGCcagaaaagttccaggacggtgtcacaaaagatattttttcaaacctAACCCTGTCAAGGTCAACAAAGTTGTCCCATTCATTATGTTCTCAAACTTGGgaataaagtaaaaaacacaaagctaGGCTGggtaaaaatagaaattgcTTCATCATGGTGAGGTTCTTCTCAACCAGGAAGTGTCAGATGCTCAGGGCATTGTGAGATGCCGAGTTGTCGCGGGTTAGGCAGACACAAATTGCATGCTGTTCTGCTGGATACCTCTGAGGACATGCTGCCTCTATTTTTGTCCAACATTGTGCTTCAGGGCACAAGGATGGAGACTAAAAGTCCATCTGATTTGCTCATaagaaaatattgattttcacACCTGACTCAATGCTCAGGAATCAGCACCGGTGCGCTCGCTGTTCCATCTCGAGCTGCGTGACCAATTGATTTTAATCATCATATCTAGAtcgtctttgtttttgcatgctGCATTAAATTTCTCCTTGAAGTAGCTGATGTATGAAGGACCTTTTATAAAAGTCTACCATGACGTGATTTCAATCTAAAGCACGGCAATAATCTGTCCCCCTTTTCCTAAATACAATCTAGAGCACGTGACTATGTGACGGCACGTGCAATCCATCTGAGAGAACTAATTAACCTCGAATCGATCTATGCACCTGCACCAGCAAGCAGTGAGAACAAATCAAGAACAAATCAAACGCCTCCACAGCCCCAAAGGTAATTGTGACATGTGAGAGCGCATTATTCAATGGATCCTCAAGACCAAGTTGTTTCACGACGGATGAACATTGATCAACGGAGGATTCACTTTAAACAGAGCTGATGAGATTAGGCTTTCCCCATCCTGTCAACACGTGTCAATGTAATCCATGGTTGAATAAATGTAAGCAGCTTGGGACGCTTATGATTGCAGTAAATTGATCCGTAATGATGATAATGGAAGAATTTTAGGGACACGAAAGGAATTGTTTGGTAAGTTTCATCAgatgtgaaatgaaatagtgTTTGAGGTAATGTGTTAAAGAAAGCATTAGCATTGCTCTCTTCATCTGCCTGTTGCGGTGACACAGTGGTCCTAATTGCTCATCCCCTCTCTGGCTAAATCCACCGTTATCTCCTGGGAATCCATGTCAACTCCACAAGTCAGCTCCCATCAGCCAGATGTTGAGTAGTTAGCATTACAGCTCTGCACACGGAACAGCTGgaccacaaaaaaagtgtgcaGGGGACAGTGCATTACCGTTCCCCCTCTGCAGATTCTCCTGTGCACGCAGCATTCGACCCACAAAGATCAGGCAACTAGCTGGTGCAATCTGCCACATGGGTCAAAATAAAGCTCGCAGTCGCGGGTGATGTGCACCTCTCCGGAAAGGAATCTTGCACGATTTGGGTCGGAGTGCAACTCGGTTAAAAGGCACGAGAGCATAAAGAGAAAGGAGTTAAagtgaacacaaaaaaagggcTTTAAAATGTGAAAGGCGCTTAGATCAATCAGGACAgctgaaaaacatttgtgctGGAGATACTTATCTCTTGTTGCCAGAGCGTAGCTGAAGCACAAAAGCCTGCGTGGGCTTTGTGGCTTAACACACACCTGTATTGCCGCTGTATATACCCACTGCAGTCATAATAAAAGATGGCAGCCATTCATCACACGGCGGAGTCGGCCGAGATGGGGACGGGTGAGCCTACTATACTTGTTGACGACAAAATGGAGATGCAGCAATGTCAGATTCGGGGTTCGAAGGTCAGATGACTCAGTTCTGACCTTCTTTtgtggtgtttgtgttttccatcTTCCCGCATTACAAAGTGGCGATCGGTAATGATGgccaaatgaagcttcaagatgattcatgaacccgttgttgtgtttacttagacctctagatggcactctcTGGTCACCGAAGAGCTGAAATGAtttgccatttcttaaaatCCTCACTTTAAACCAACATTGCTATCTAGAGGAGCCAAAGAATACAACAATtggttcatgaagcttcattttcccatcactagtGATCAGTTCAAGGTCACAAATGTTCACAGACGTTCACCTGTACTTTTCTCATCGTAAGGGAACATGTTACCTTaggacaagaaaaataaaaaactgttgtCGAACTTCTGCCGACCGATTGGCGAACATTTGTGAGCTGTTGATATGAGATCAGCCCACTTTCTGAGTCCACTGGCAGAAACTGATGTattttacatcttttttttttttctttctagtcTTGTGACGTGAATCTACTCTTACCAAGATGTCAAAAACGTCCACCTGCTCCAAAACGACTAGCAGTGAATTTAAACATTAAGGACGGTTACAAGCAATTCC is part of the Syngnathus acus chromosome 6, fSynAcu1.2, whole genome shotgun sequence genome and encodes:
- the LOC119124461 gene encoding potassium/sodium hyperpolarization-activated cyclic nucleotide-gated channel 3-like, with amino-acid sequence MERFQSSMRKRLYSLPQNIGQRPFAVDEGDSGDKDTKRKSILLRHLSSLSPASSCRSIEGGSRDAAGKTNLNGDCRRFRGSVSSISGRHSNGSDPAEQRCLIPEADGGAGDNSSGERGPAAGGLSDAPPGQSSVFDQTSFIKLEGTEQIIPEDERLYQAGFMHRQFGAMLQPGVNKFSLRMLGSERAVEHERERVKSAGFWIIHPYSDFRFYWDLTMLLLMVGNLIIIPVGITFFKDEHTPPWIVFNVVSDTFFLMDLVLNFRTGIVKEDNTEIVLDPQKIKIKYLKSWFVVDFISSIPVDYIFLIVETRIDSEFYKTARALRIVRFTKILSLLRLLRLSRLIRYIHQWEEVFHMTYDLASAMVRIMNLIGMMLLLCHWDGCLQFLVPMLQDFPPDCWVTRNKMVNDTWGQQYSYALFKAMSHMLCIGYGLYPPIGMADVWLTILSMIVGATCFAMFVGHATALIQSLDSSRRQYQEKYKQVEQYMSFHKLPADMRQRIHDYYEHRYQGKMFDEESILEELNEPLREEIINFNCRKLVASMPLFANADPNFVTSMLTKLRFEVFQPGDYIIREGTIGKKMYFIQHGVVSVLTKNSQDTKLSDGSYFGEICLLTRGRRTASVRAENYCRLYSLSVDNFNEVLEEYPMMRRAFETVALDRLDRIGKRNSVLQHKVQHHQSSGTLNLQENEIIQRIVQHDRDMAQCTRLIQSSNAQILNIPPSPSSPTPVIWAPLVQAPLQAAAATTPLALALAHHAQLPPILFHHPLIPGPLKDPISQPRRTYPGVLSSSICGSVPSSPVISTKFRAEVETPILASVRASHLSTGPSPTVTSQPVFTSSLQPLVPPTLTAHHHPHSDLASVFRVNQAGVSYTCAAQLHPQPFHGAMSTPPHSVGLLQQGDTARLAGRFPAPSSCAISPLISSSVSPILSQLQQSSHAITQQMGSCHGSTGRITGALNLPHFPIITSTQSSGRTSGAAASLAQHSLAGLHSVFLPQVLPEQSALASLTQYGSAEASPCYTPPLHSPSLQSPVKGRTVYQSEPPKPKNSHSPLTVQTSCTIRESNDSPAELFTQEIKTISGSYGSLHRTQDRFQAIASEDATSSSPSLVAASKPQVTIPGHATTVTWTYAGLEPQNQFLAVNSNMLESQNKLPSSL